One Silene latifolia isolate original U9 population chromosome 4, ASM4854445v1, whole genome shotgun sequence DNA segment encodes these proteins:
- the LOC141651679 gene encoding uncharacterized protein LOC141651679 has product MWGMDIVGKLPRAPGNRVYMLVMTDNFSKWIEAEAMTEVKEAQDDTKGGNGTYAIQPGIRAEAVIPSEDLVPIHRYGCQTAEQNQIEMTRSLDTVDELRESAYIRMASYKQSVARTYNKNVNVRTLAVGGLVLQRVFENTKNHKADKFAYKWEGPYQVESIVKNGAYRLMTMQGQILHRPWNIRHLKQYFV; this is encoded by the exons ATGTGGGGGATGGACATAGTAGGAAAGTTACCCAGGGCTCCAGGCAACAGAGTATACATGCTCGTTATGACTGACAATTTTTCAAAATGGATTGAAGCTGAAGCTATGACAGAAGTAAAGGAGGCTCAG GACGACACCAAAGGTGGCAACGGGACATACGCCATTCAGCCTGGTATTCGGGCAGAGGCAGTGATTCCATCAGAAGATCTGGTACCAATACATAGGTATGGTTGTCAAACAGCAGAGCAGAATCAAATCGAAATGACTAGGAGCCTGGACACAGTTGACGAGCTAAGGGAAAGTGCTTACATACGCATGGCATCATATAAGCAATCTGTAGCCAGAACTTATAACAAGAATGTCAATGTAAGGACCCTTGCGGTAGGGGGCCTGGTACTGCAAAGGGTATTTGAGAATACCAAAAATCACAAGGCAGACAAGTTTgcttacaaatgggaaggaccgtATCAGGTCGAAAGCATTGTTAAGAATGGGGCCtacaggttgatgaccatgcaAGGTCAGATCTTGCACAGACCCTGGAACATTCGTCATCTGAAACagtactttgtctga
- the LOC141651678 gene encoding uncharacterized protein LOC141651678 → MAQGLKVKNLRVYSDSLLVVIHVNNEYVARDSKMIAYLKVATEQKLKFRSFKITQVPRNQNVEADALAMLGATFQPTELSNIPITHVLTPAIQKELEQNHPGVAAHVQHVNRAGVLVSDGNQQGIADWRTPYVEWLRDGKLPEDKKGSQSFRMRASIFVLINNVLFRRSLAEPYLRCLNKKEADTVLQDVHSGECGNHAGGRSLSNKILRQGYFWPTMRADAVNHAKRCDSCQKAAPAIHQPADAMHPIISP, encoded by the coding sequence ATGGCACAGGGGCTCAAGGTGAAGAACCTAAGGGTGTATAGTGACTCATTGCTTGTAGTGATACATGTGAACAATGAGTACGTGGCACGAGATTCAAAAATGATAGCCTACCTGAAGGTAGCCACAGAGCAGAAGTTAAAATTTCGGTCGTTTAAGATTACTCAGGTGCCAAGGAATCAGAACGTAGAAGCAGACGCTTTAGCAATGTTGGGAGCCACCTTCCAGCCCACGGAACTCTCCAATATACCAATTACTCATGTGCTAACTCCAGCTATACAGAAGGAGTTAGAGCAAAATCATCCAGGGGTGGCAGCGCACGTGCAACACGTAAATAGGGCAGGAGTCCTAGTCTCGGATGGAAACCAGCAGGGGATTGCAGATTGGAGAACACCTTATGTGGAGTGGTTGAGAGATGGGAAACTCCCGGAAGATAAGAAAGGATCACAAAGTTTCAGAATGAGGGCCTCCATATTCGTGCTAATAAATAACGTGCTTTTTAGAAGGTCTTTGGCAGAGCCCTATCTCAGATGTCTAAATAAGAAGGAAGCTGACACAGTGTTACAAGATGTGCACAGCGGAGAATGTGGGAATCACGCTGGAGGGCGAAGTCTATCTAATAAAATCTTAAGGCAGGGATATTTCTGGCCTACTATGAGGGCAGACGCTGTAAATCACGCCAAGCGCTGTGATTCGTGCCAGAAGGCGGCTCCAGCAATTCATCAGCCAGCAGACGCAATGCATCCAATCATCTCTCCATAG